One window of the Granulicella arctica genome contains the following:
- a CDS encoding alpha/beta hydrolase encodes MTTYHKEHLLDRAAMVLMRTMLAVQPKLQFTPEARPDFDSLMEKTPEAAGVTYETAEVGGVAGWWCKPQGSLPGSAIVYFHGGAYALGSAKAYRNFVSQIAAGAETAIFVVDYRLAPEHQFPAAVEDAKAVYLGLAALGFSRLVIAGDSAGGGLALALLLITTEGAQEEGIPKALASVVISPWTDLALTGDSMEGRAAADPLLTREALDGAAQHYLGDQDHRDPRASPLYGNMSGLPPVLFHVGEDEILLDDSRRFASRIDVAGGVAELHI; translated from the coding sequence ATGACGACTTACCACAAGGAACACCTCCTCGATCGTGCCGCAATGGTTCTTATGCGCACGATGCTGGCGGTTCAGCCCAAACTACAATTCACTCCAGAAGCTCGTCCCGACTTTGATAGCCTGATGGAGAAGACACCCGAGGCGGCGGGGGTGACGTATGAAACGGCGGAAGTTGGTGGGGTAGCGGGATGGTGGTGTAAACCGCAAGGATCACTTCCCGGGTCGGCGATTGTTTACTTCCATGGAGGCGCATACGCCCTCGGTTCTGCGAAGGCGTATCGCAATTTTGTCTCTCAGATTGCAGCAGGCGCGGAAACGGCAATTTTCGTAGTTGACTACCGTCTCGCTCCTGAGCATCAGTTTCCTGCGGCGGTCGAAGACGCTAAGGCCGTCTATCTTGGCCTCGCGGCCTTGGGATTTTCCCGGCTGGTTATAGCAGGAGACTCCGCTGGCGGTGGACTGGCTCTCGCGCTTCTTCTGATCACGACAGAGGGGGCACAGGAGGAAGGCATACCGAAGGCCTTGGCCTCGGTGGTGATCTCGCCGTGGACCGATCTTGCGCTCACAGGCGACAGCATGGAGGGTCGCGCAGCAGCGGACCCCTTGCTCACGCGGGAAGCACTTGATGGGGCAGCTCAACACTACCTGGGAGATCAGGATCACCGCGATCCCAGAGCCTCTCCGCTGTACGGGAATATGAGCGGTCTACCGCCTGTTCTGTTCCACGTTGGCGAAGACGAGATCCTGCTGGACGATTCCCGACGCTTCGCGAGCCGGATTGATGTTGCGGGCGGAGTCGCGGAACTGCACATCTAG
- a CDS encoding SDR family oxidoreductase, producing the protein MKILVTGGTGNVGGKVVSELLKRGADVRVLARKRPEEKVQAGVEIVTGDLLDPVSVEQAMQGVDKLFLLNAVVADELTQALIAYGIAKRLGLKHVTYLSVFKVEQFRDVPHFASKLAVEGALREFGVPFTILRPGYYIQNDLGLKDPLTKAGVYPMPLGTAGIAAADMRDIAEAAAISLTEDGHDGQTYDIVSPTLISGPGNATLWSKLLGNEIKYTGHDFDQWEQGMRARMPGWSAYDLRMMLQGYFERGFASTETEVARLAKLLGHTPRSYEEFATETAESWKA; encoded by the coding sequence ATGAAGATTCTGGTAACAGGCGGAACCGGAAATGTGGGCGGCAAGGTTGTGTCGGAGTTATTGAAGCGAGGGGCTGACGTTCGCGTGCTCGCTCGCAAGCGGCCGGAAGAGAAGGTGCAGGCCGGCGTAGAGATTGTCACAGGTGACCTGCTTGACCCAGTGTCTGTCGAACAAGCGATGCAAGGGGTCGATAAGCTTTTCTTGTTGAATGCGGTTGTTGCGGATGAATTGACGCAGGCGTTGATCGCGTACGGCATCGCGAAGCGTCTCGGATTGAAGCATGTGACCTATCTTTCTGTCTTCAAAGTTGAACAGTTCCGCGACGTACCGCACTTCGCATCCAAGCTCGCGGTTGAAGGTGCATTGCGCGAGTTCGGGGTACCATTCACCATCCTTCGTCCCGGGTACTACATCCAGAACGATCTTGGGCTTAAGGACCCGCTAACTAAAGCGGGTGTATATCCCATGCCCCTCGGAACGGCCGGGATCGCGGCGGCCGACATGAGAGACATCGCGGAAGCAGCGGCAATCTCACTGACGGAAGATGGCCATGACGGGCAGACTTACGATATCGTGTCGCCCACGCTGATCAGCGGTCCTGGGAATGCGACTCTATGGAGCAAACTCCTCGGCAATGAGATCAAGTACACGGGACACGATTTTGATCAGTGGGAGCAGGGCATGCGTGCACGAATGCCCGGTTGGAGCGCCTACGATCTCCGCATGATGCTCCAGGGATATTTCGAACGCGGCTTCGCCTCGACCGAAACGGAAGTCGCGCGTCTCGCAAAACTACTTGGTCATACGCCGCGCAGCTACGAAGAGTTTGCGACCGAAACGGCGGAATCGTGGAAAGCCTGA
- a CDS encoding LysR family transcriptional regulator: MDAVDLNDIRIFTVVGQEGTLSSAAVKLKVPTSTVSRALTRLEKNLGALLIRRSSRGHVLTDSGRDYLQVCRRALRTLDEGGEMLAAQRERPSGLIKVACPVTMTQLILAPLLKELQERYPQLRLQIESYTPAADQEFREDIDVVFKVRTPRDSIRRMRTYPGTKRGFFASAQYIKTFGMPSRPEDLLTRTCIGSGPWQLSRGDTTMTPNIQSSVILNDPAVLLDLILKHSGIALLPLYMARWPEMGNKLVPVLARWTAQPVTLCALFSGQSRLTPKVHVLLDFLGEYIGTPRDPRLRGADAKGLFMNPRE; this comes from the coding sequence ATGGACGCAGTCGACCTTAACGACATCCGTATTTTCACAGTGGTGGGTCAGGAAGGCACCCTAAGCTCCGCAGCCGTGAAACTGAAGGTGCCGACTTCGACGGTCAGCCGCGCTTTAACACGCCTGGAGAAGAACCTGGGCGCACTACTGATACGGCGAAGTTCGCGAGGCCACGTTCTGACAGATTCCGGCAGGGACTATTTACAGGTCTGCCGGCGCGCGCTACGCACCCTGGATGAAGGCGGCGAAATGCTGGCAGCTCAACGAGAACGGCCGAGTGGACTCATCAAGGTAGCATGTCCCGTGACGATGACCCAGCTGATCCTCGCGCCATTACTCAAAGAGTTGCAGGAACGATACCCGCAATTGCGATTACAAATTGAGTCTTACACTCCGGCAGCCGATCAGGAATTCCGTGAAGACATCGACGTCGTTTTCAAAGTAAGAACACCGCGAGATTCGATACGGCGGATGCGCACTTATCCCGGCACAAAGCGTGGATTCTTTGCGAGCGCCCAGTACATCAAAACGTTTGGGATGCCTTCTCGACCTGAGGACTTGCTGACACGCACATGCATCGGTTCGGGACCATGGCAGCTGAGTCGCGGCGACACGACTATGACTCCGAACATTCAATCTTCCGTAATTCTGAATGATCCAGCAGTGCTGCTAGATCTCATATTGAAGCATTCCGGTATCGCACTGTTGCCGCTTTACATGGCTAGGTGGCCAGAGATGGGCAACAAACTCGTCCCTGTTCTGGCACGCTGGACTGCCCAGCCGGTCACCCTTTGTGCGCTCTTCTCAGGCCAATCACGCCTGACCCCAAAGGTTCATGTTTTGCTCGACTTCCTGGGAGAATATATCGGCACTCCCCGCGATCCACGGTTACGTGGCGCTGACGCCAAAGGACTATTCATGAATCCACGCGAGTAG
- a CDS encoding SDR family oxidoreductase, whose product MRVFLTGGTGLIGSAIIPELINSGHQVLGLARSETSARALLSAGAEVLMGTLGDVQALSEGTSKADGVIHCAFDLDFANFEESSETERLAIAALGVSLAGSDRPLIVSSGLGLASLIRPITEDVDAPAVSASPRGPEQAVRSLRQQGINATIVRLPQVHNTVKQGLVTTLIGAARKTGASAYVNEGLNRWPAAHVTDVARLYRLALEKGEASTYHAVSEEGIHLRDIAAAIGRGLRVPITSISSEEAQARFGRIGGYVGMDLSASSAWTRERLGWTSAGPGLLEDLDRMRYFDNSGS is encoded by the coding sequence ATGCGTGTATTTCTTACCGGCGGCACGGGACTCATCGGCTCAGCGATCATTCCGGAGCTTATCAATTCTGGGCATCAGGTCCTGGGCCTCGCCCGTTCGGAGACAAGTGCAAGAGCTCTCCTCTCAGCTGGAGCTGAGGTCCTTATGGGAACTCTCGGAGACGTCCAAGCCCTCAGTGAGGGTACAAGCAAGGCTGACGGAGTGATTCACTGTGCCTTCGACTTGGATTTCGCTAACTTTGAAGAAAGTAGCGAGACTGAGAGGCTGGCGATCGCGGCTTTGGGCGTTTCGCTTGCAGGCTCTGATCGTCCTCTCATTGTCAGTTCAGGACTTGGTCTCGCATCACTGATTCGTCCGATCACAGAGGATGTCGATGCGCCCGCCGTCTCAGCATCACCTCGCGGTCCCGAACAGGCCGTACGTTCATTGCGTCAACAGGGCATCAACGCCACGATCGTGCGGCTCCCCCAAGTTCACAACACAGTCAAACAGGGCCTCGTCACAACCCTCATTGGTGCAGCGCGCAAAACGGGAGCCTCCGCATACGTGAATGAGGGACTTAACCGTTGGCCGGCCGCGCATGTCACAGACGTTGCCCGTCTTTATAGGCTCGCCCTCGAAAAAGGGGAAGCCTCCACTTACCATGCAGTCAGCGAAGAAGGAATCCACCTTAGGGATATTGCAGCCGCCATTGGCCGGGGCCTTAGAGTTCCGATCACCTCTATTTCATCGGAAGAGGCACAAGCCCGATTTGGTCGTATCGGCGGATACGTAGGCATGGATCTTTCCGCGTCGAGCGCTTGGACTCGGGAGCGACTCGGTTGGACATCGGCCGGGCCGGGGCTTCTGGAAGATCTCGACCGTATGCGCTATTTCGACAACTCCGGTTCCTGA
- a CDS encoding winged helix-turn-helix transcriptional regulator — MKKPNKDAVGGPVALTCRSEETEPLRDLLAKIGDKWSILLLVSLSRRPGYRARFSELQRLIDGISQRMLTTTLRQLERDGLLSRHVFAEVPPRVEYELTPLGLSLLEPMRTLVHWIGRNWDVIKEARVGFDRRNR, encoded by the coding sequence ATGAAAAAGCCCAACAAAGATGCCGTTGGAGGCCCTGTCGCTCTCACGTGTAGAAGTGAGGAAACGGAGCCACTTCGCGATCTTCTTGCGAAAATCGGAGACAAATGGAGCATTCTGCTCTTGGTTTCGCTTTCGAGGAGGCCGGGCTATCGCGCGCGCTTTTCAGAACTCCAACGCTTGATAGATGGGATCTCGCAACGGATGCTCACAACTACGTTGCGCCAATTGGAGCGAGACGGCCTCCTGTCACGTCATGTGTTTGCGGAGGTTCCCCCAAGAGTGGAGTATGAACTTACTCCTCTGGGTCTCAGCCTTTTGGAACCGATGCGGACATTAGTTCATTGGATTGGAAGAAATTGGGACGTCATCAAGGAAGCCAGGGTCGGCTTTGATCGTCGCAATCGATGA
- a CDS encoding IS110 family RNA-guided transposase yields the protein MQIRSVGIDLGKTTFHLVALGVAGKVLVRKKFTQKQLLAFTANMQTSLIGLEACSGAHFLGKALRDQGHDVRLIAAQFVKPFVKSNKNDFVDAEAIAEAVERKNMRFVPIKTDDQLDLQAIHRVRDRLVSRRTAVINQIRAFLLERGMVFAQKPAKLKAAMADVLENAENTLTPMMRNLIDMLWGEWKTVEQQIEELTDKLEQISASDAGCCRIRKIPGIGPIVATAIVAAIGNGAAFRKGRDFAAWLGLVPRQYSTGGKAKLLGISKRGNIYLRKVLIHGARAAAMRIKRDRAPIGAWMDALEARAPRNVLVVAMANKLARIAWAVLSSGNEYRPVASTPA from the coding sequence ATGCAGATTCGTTCAGTAGGCATTGATTTGGGCAAGACGACCTTTCACCTTGTGGCTCTGGGAGTTGCCGGCAAGGTTCTCGTTCGGAAGAAGTTCACACAGAAGCAGTTGCTGGCATTCACGGCGAACATGCAGACCTCCTTGATCGGCCTCGAGGCGTGCTCGGGAGCGCACTTCCTTGGCAAGGCGCTGCGAGATCAGGGCCACGATGTGCGGCTGATCGCAGCCCAGTTCGTGAAGCCGTTTGTGAAGTCCAACAAGAACGACTTCGTGGATGCGGAGGCCATCGCCGAAGCCGTCGAGCGCAAGAACATGCGTTTTGTCCCGATCAAGACGGATGACCAGCTGGACCTCCAGGCAATCCACCGCGTGCGCGACCGATTGGTATCCCGGCGTACGGCGGTCATTAACCAGATACGGGCTTTTCTGTTGGAACGAGGCATGGTGTTCGCGCAGAAGCCGGCGAAGTTGAAGGCTGCGATGGCAGATGTTTTGGAGAACGCGGAGAACACGCTGACGCCGATGATGCGGAACCTGATCGACATGCTATGGGGTGAGTGGAAGACCGTTGAGCAGCAGATCGAGGAGCTGACCGACAAGCTCGAACAGATCTCTGCCAGTGACGCCGGCTGTTGCCGCATTCGCAAGATCCCTGGGATTGGGCCGATCGTCGCCACTGCTATCGTCGCGGCCATTGGCAACGGCGCGGCTTTCCGCAAGGGCCGAGACTTCGCAGCGTGGCTAGGCCTGGTGCCACGACAGTATTCGACCGGAGGGAAGGCCAAGTTGCTGGGCATCAGCAAGCGCGGCAACATCTACCTCCGCAAGGTTCTGATCCACGGAGCACGCGCCGCAGCGATGCGCATTAAGCGTGACCGAGCTCCGATTGGAGCGTGGATGGACGCGCTCGAAGCGCGGGCACCTCGCAACGTCCTCGTGGTCGCCATGGCTAACAAGCTCGCACGCATCGCATGGGCTGTTCTCTCTAGCGGCAACGAGTACAGACCAGTGGCAAGCACGCCCGCATAA
- a CDS encoding AraC family transcriptional regulator, which produces MSSDPLSDVLSLLRPQNLACRGFDFGGSWAFRWDLPDGINCYAVVAGRCWLTMEALESPLELRTGDCFLLPRGLSFGMGTDQSILPIDALQSICSSMVQGTGTTTFQNGGECFIIGAHFSLESGLAELLTNLLTPLVLVRSESDKTELRWALDRMRSELQGDQPGRNLIAQQLACMILVQALRQHLSDRTTCNIGWLFAMADHSLKAAINSMHEDPSHPWTLEQLARKSGLSRSSFVKRFREAVGETPMAYLTRWRMLVASDRLRNTKDSVTGIALSSGYDSESAFRKAFRTVMGSSPRRYSRAAHESGFIERPRDPFRAHSA; this is translated from the coding sequence ATGAGTTCGGATCCGTTGTCTGATGTGCTCTCGCTACTGAGGCCTCAAAACCTTGCATGCCGCGGGTTCGATTTCGGTGGCTCGTGGGCCTTCCGATGGGATCTGCCGGATGGCATCAACTGCTATGCGGTCGTTGCGGGTCGGTGCTGGCTCACCATGGAGGCTTTAGAAAGTCCGCTCGAATTGAGGACCGGCGATTGTTTTCTCCTGCCGCGCGGATTGTCGTTCGGCATGGGAACAGACCAGAGCATCCTCCCGATCGATGCATTGCAGTCGATCTGCAGTTCCATGGTGCAGGGCACGGGAACCACTACCTTTCAAAATGGTGGCGAGTGTTTCATTATTGGGGCTCACTTTTCTTTAGAAAGTGGCTTAGCCGAACTCCTGACGAATCTGTTAACACCACTGGTGCTTGTCCGTTCCGAGTCTGACAAAACCGAGTTGCGTTGGGCTCTCGACCGGATGCGGTCGGAACTTCAGGGCGATCAGCCGGGACGCAACCTGATCGCGCAACAGCTTGCATGCATGATTCTTGTGCAGGCGTTGCGGCAACATCTCTCCGACAGAACCACATGCAACATTGGCTGGCTTTTTGCGATGGCGGATCACTCTCTCAAAGCAGCGATCAACAGCATGCATGAAGACCCCTCGCATCCATGGACGCTTGAACAACTTGCACGTAAGTCTGGTCTGTCACGATCATCTTTTGTGAAGCGCTTCAGGGAAGCTGTAGGCGAAACGCCGATGGCGTATCTCACCCGATGGCGAATGTTAGTGGCCTCTGACCGTCTCCGCAACACGAAAGATTCGGTCACCGGCATTGCACTATCGTCGGGCTACGATTCTGAGAGTGCATTCCGGAAGGCATTTCGTACGGTGATGGGTTCTTCACCACGCCGATACAGCCGAGCCGCTCACGAGTCCGGTTTCATCGAGCGACCTAGGGACCCATTTCGCGCGCATTCTGCCTAG
- a CDS encoding SDR family NAD(P)-dependent oxidoreductase, translated as MSKRGTAVVTGASSGIGEVYAQRLAARGYDLILVARRKDRLEKIAAALQSRFAIRAETIVADLAQEAGLAEVVRKISDDASITLLVNNAGIAVIGPVSQTSAAATHNMIAVNITALTALTMAVLPAFIARNAGTIVNIGSVAGFAPFAFVPIYGPTKAYVRQFTQSLQQELQATGIRVQLVSPASTVTEGFESLGIPPSVLDPATLMTAENCVDAALEGLDNGELNTAPSLHDENLLHQFEETSTKLLMATQTGQPAPRYLLK; from the coding sequence ATGAGCAAACGAGGTACCGCTGTTGTTACCGGCGCATCGTCCGGCATCGGAGAGGTCTACGCGCAGCGCCTCGCCGCGCGCGGCTATGATCTGATTCTTGTCGCGCGCCGCAAGGACCGACTCGAAAAGATCGCCGCGGCTCTTCAGTCACGTTTCGCAATTCGGGCCGAAACGATCGTTGCAGACCTAGCCCAGGAAGCGGGCTTGGCCGAAGTCGTCCGGAAAATCTCGGACGACGCCTCCATCACGTTATTGGTAAACAACGCCGGTATCGCTGTGATCGGTCCTGTTTCTCAGACTTCTGCTGCTGCAACGCACAATATGATTGCAGTCAACATCACGGCTCTCACGGCCTTGACGATGGCGGTGCTTCCCGCCTTTATCGCGCGAAATGCTGGAACCATCGTGAACATCGGCTCGGTTGCTGGCTTCGCGCCGTTTGCATTCGTCCCCATCTACGGCCCCACTAAGGCCTATGTCCGCCAGTTCACGCAGAGTCTTCAGCAAGAACTTCAGGCCACCGGGATCCGCGTGCAACTAGTTAGCCCAGCCTCCACAGTCACTGAGGGTTTCGAGAGCCTGGGTATTCCTCCGTCCGTGCTCGATCCAGCTACGCTCATGACCGCGGAAAACTGCGTGGATGCTGCGCTGGAGGGACTCGACAACGGCGAGCTCAACACGGCTCCCTCGTTGCATGACGAAAATCTGCTACACCAATTCGAGGAAACCTCTACAAAGCTGCTGATGGCAACGCAGACTGGTCAACCAGCACCACGCTACCTTCTCAAATGA
- a CDS encoding ester cyclase — translation MNLEKLKKENLWHRKKSNSQRRDDLIRVGEEGINTGDESVLDPYFADDYIFHGPDGDMNFTQLKAFWSVWRSAFSGFRIRREQIMVEGNFIGARNTFSGVFDKEMTHSPIGPIQPNGKTVHIEVINTFRYDDDGRLAEEWVQYDNVGYLKQLGVEVLKH, via the coding sequence TTGAACCTCGAAAAACTGAAAAAGGAGAATTTATGGCATCGCAAAAAATCGAATTCACAACGCAGGGACGATTTGATTCGCGTAGGCGAAGAGGGCATAAATACAGGTGATGAAAGCGTACTAGACCCCTATTTTGCAGACGATTACATCTTCCATGGACCGGATGGAGACATGAACTTCACTCAACTTAAGGCGTTCTGGTCGGTCTGGCGAAGTGCGTTTTCCGGCTTCAGAATCCGGCGCGAACAAATCATGGTGGAGGGAAATTTCATTGGTGCACGAAACACCTTCTCGGGAGTATTTGACAAGGAAATGACACACTCTCCGATAGGTCCGATTCAACCAAATGGCAAGACTGTGCACATAGAAGTCATTAACACCTTTCGCTACGATGATGACGGCCGGCTCGCCGAAGAATGGGTACAGTACGATAACGTCGGCTATTTAAAACAGCTCGGCGTAGAAGTCCTGAAACACTAA
- the tnpA gene encoding IS66-like element accessory protein TnpA has product MADVEVSGGLVVGPRRRRSTVERRRIVEETLEAGASVARVALKYGVNANQVFQWRRLHRDGKLGVAAEQAIKLLPVSVTEETELRKPELREPEPSQIEPAKCGAIHIELPGKVRISLEGNVDPGIVRAVLKSLRS; this is encoded by the coding sequence ATGGCTGATGTTGAAGTGAGCGGTGGGTTGGTGGTGGGTCCTCGTCGTCGGCGGAGTACGGTGGAGCGGCGGCGGATTGTGGAGGAGACGCTGGAGGCCGGGGCTTCGGTGGCACGGGTGGCGTTGAAGTATGGCGTGAACGCGAACCAGGTGTTTCAGTGGAGGCGTCTGCATCGTGACGGCAAGCTCGGAGTGGCTGCTGAGCAAGCGATCAAGCTGCTTCCTGTCAGCGTCACGGAGGAGACCGAGCTTCGCAAGCCGGAGCTTCGCGAGCCTGAGCCGTCTCAGATTGAGCCGGCCAAGTGTGGTGCGATCCATATTGAGTTGCCAGGCAAGGTGCGGATCAGTTTGGAAGGTAACGTTGATCCAGGCATTGTCCGTGCGGTGCTGAAGAGTTTGCGCTCGTGA
- the tnpB gene encoding IS66 family insertion sequence element accessory protein TnpB, translating into MIGLPTGTRIWIAAGVTDMRRGFHGPIAQVQTVLEQQPLSGHVFVFRGRRGDRLS; encoded by the coding sequence GTGATCGGGCTGCCGACAGGAACGCGGATCTGGATTGCAGCTGGCGTGACGGACATGCGGCGTGGCTTTCATGGGCCGATTGCGCAGGTGCAGACGGTGCTTGAACAACAGCCGTTGTCAGGCCATGTGTTCGTCTTTCGAGGTCGGCGTGGGGATCGTCTTTCATGA
- a CDS encoding recombinase family protein, protein MNAKITPEHLGRGAIVYIRQSTLGQVIENTESQRRQYALAESASGMGFSSVAVIDDDLGRSGSGMVARPGFQKLVASVCGGAVGAVFCIEASRLARNGRDWHHLVDLCAVVGVLVIDHDGVYDPRLVNDRLLLGLKGTMSEYELNLLRQRGLAARDSKAKRGELRFALPPGYCWNDVDQIEVDPDERVSATIRLLFRKFRELGSARQLFLWARDAELKIPVVRQNARHQKLVWQAPAYHNLVEMMQNPIYAGAYAFGRRTQRVQVVDGRPRKTIGHRKPMHAWNVLIQGHHEGYIGWEDFEENRRMLTENAYMLHRASRKAARGGRALLTGLVRCGRCGRMMHVFYGMRSGHAHRYQCRGDDAHVGAGQCIGIGGVRVDQTIANYIMEAVSTLAVEAALEAAQRVISGDDDVKQATTRDLEQARYEASLASRRYEAVDPAKRLVARELESRWNVALERVVQLEQRLARMDEQTACRPQVDKDSLLMLAQDLASAWNAPSATMRTKQRLTRVLIQEVVIDLDDGKDEVAITVHWTGGRHTEIRLARTRTGRYPDDRHPSPVEVIRMLGGHWPDRQLAVTMNRMRCKRNDGESWTTLRVRALRERLGVAEFDAAAAGPETISVDETARRLKICVGSVIRLIKAGILPAEQLMSCAPWKVPVQALESKEVKIGVQDVIGRRPLKVLQYHQNKTLKLPGF, encoded by the coding sequence ATGAACGCGAAGATCACGCCTGAACATCTTGGACGGGGAGCTATCGTGTATATCCGGCAGTCGACACTTGGGCAGGTGATCGAAAACACGGAGAGCCAGCGACGGCAGTATGCCCTAGCCGAATCAGCTTCCGGTATGGGTTTTTCTTCGGTAGCTGTAATCGACGACGACTTAGGTCGATCCGGGTCAGGTATGGTCGCTCGTCCGGGCTTCCAGAAGCTCGTGGCAAGTGTGTGCGGTGGCGCAGTGGGTGCCGTCTTCTGTATCGAGGCCTCTCGACTAGCGAGAAATGGGCGAGACTGGCACCATCTGGTGGATCTATGTGCGGTCGTGGGCGTGTTGGTGATCGATCATGATGGCGTGTACGATCCCCGGCTGGTCAACGATCGCCTTCTGCTTGGCCTCAAGGGAACGATGTCTGAGTACGAGTTGAATCTTCTGCGGCAACGGGGACTTGCGGCAAGGGACTCCAAAGCCAAACGCGGAGAGTTACGCTTCGCCCTTCCGCCGGGCTACTGCTGGAACGATGTTGATCAAATCGAGGTCGATCCAGATGAGCGCGTTAGCGCCACCATCAGGTTGCTGTTCCGCAAGTTCCGAGAACTTGGGAGTGCGCGTCAGTTGTTCCTCTGGGCCCGAGATGCAGAGCTCAAAATCCCCGTAGTTCGCCAGAACGCGAGGCATCAGAAGCTCGTCTGGCAGGCGCCTGCGTATCACAATCTTGTTGAGATGATGCAGAATCCAATCTATGCTGGCGCGTATGCGTTCGGGAGGCGGACGCAGCGGGTACAAGTCGTCGATGGCCGGCCCAGGAAGACCATCGGACATCGAAAACCGATGCATGCCTGGAACGTGCTGATCCAAGGTCATCATGAGGGCTACATCGGTTGGGAAGACTTCGAGGAGAACCGTCGCATGTTGACTGAGAATGCCTACATGCTGCATCGAGCCTCGCGGAAGGCAGCCCGAGGTGGCAGGGCTCTCCTCACAGGTCTGGTCCGCTGTGGCCGTTGTGGGCGGATGATGCATGTGTTCTATGGCATGAGGTCTGGCCACGCGCATCGGTATCAATGTCGAGGTGATGATGCACATGTGGGTGCTGGCCAATGCATCGGAATCGGAGGAGTACGGGTCGATCAAACGATCGCGAACTACATCATGGAAGCTGTCTCTACGCTTGCAGTCGAAGCAGCGCTCGAAGCCGCACAACGAGTGATCAGCGGAGATGACGACGTGAAGCAGGCGACTACGCGCGATCTGGAGCAAGCTCGGTACGAGGCTTCACTGGCATCACGACGCTACGAAGCAGTTGATCCGGCAAAACGTCTGGTTGCTCGCGAGCTTGAATCGCGATGGAATGTCGCTCTTGAGCGTGTGGTTCAACTAGAGCAGCGACTCGCTCGTATGGACGAGCAAACAGCCTGTCGCCCGCAAGTTGATAAGGATAGCCTGCTGATGCTCGCGCAGGATCTGGCATCGGCATGGAATGCGCCCAGCGCCACAATGCGAACGAAGCAACGGTTGACTCGGGTCCTGATCCAGGAGGTCGTCATCGATCTGGATGATGGGAAAGACGAAGTGGCTATAACGGTCCACTGGACCGGCGGGAGACACACCGAAATCCGCTTGGCTCGCACCCGGACCGGAAGGTATCCAGATGATCGTCATCCGAGCCCAGTGGAAGTGATCCGAATGCTTGGCGGACACTGGCCTGATCGCCAGCTTGCCGTAACCATGAATCGGATGCGATGCAAAAGAAATGATGGCGAGTCCTGGACCACGCTTCGCGTGCGAGCGCTGCGCGAACGCCTAGGAGTAGCGGAGTTCGACGCTGCTGCGGCGGGACCGGAGACGATCAGTGTCGATGAAACCGCCCGACGACTGAAGATCTGCGTGGGATCCGTAATCCGTCTCATCAAGGCGGGCATACTTCCTGCTGAGCAACTGATGTCTTGTGCCCCATGGAAAGTACCTGTCCAGGCTCTCGAATCAAAGGAAGTTAAGATAGGCGTGCAGGATGTAATCGGAAGAAGACCCCTCAAAGTGCTTCAATATCACCAAAATAAGACTCTCAAACTACCGGGCTTCTGA
- the tnpB gene encoding IS66 family insertion sequence element accessory protein TnpB (TnpB, as the term is used for proteins encoded by IS66 family insertion elements, is considered an accessory protein, since TnpC, encoded by a neighboring gene, is a DDE family transposase.): MQNIVVSGDIVKVLWFDGDGLCLLAKRLERGRFVWPQASSGTVSLSRAQLSMLLEGIDWRAPLRTAEPVMSV, translated from the coding sequence ATGCAGAACATTGTTGTATCTGGCGACATCGTGAAGGTGCTCTGGTTTGATGGCGACGGGCTTTGCCTGCTGGCCAAGCGGCTGGAACGTGGCCGCTTTGTGTGGCCTCAGGCGAGCAGTGGTACGGTGTCTCTAAGCCGTGCGCAGCTGTCGATGCTGCTCGAAGGCATCGACTGGAGAGCACCGCTCCGGACGGCAGAACCGGTGATGAGTGTTTGA